The DNA segment CGACTTACCAAGCAAGCGATGGGACAAGGAACGTTGAGCGGATTGAGTATGACCACGACTCCATGGGTCGATGAGACGAATGGGAAATTGAATGTAGAGATGGGCTTTAAATCAAGTGAAGGGTACTTTGAAAGCACGCGAAAGCCTAGCACGATTGATTCAGATTCCACTTTACACCGAACGCTCGAGAGTTGGAAGTTGAGATAAAATAGTGCCGGTAAAATATTTGCCCATGCTTGAGCAGGAATTATGAATAAGGGTTACGGGTGAACAATAGGCTCCTTTGAGATGATGACCTGCAAGCCCATGATTCTCTTCGCTTGTGATACAAAGGAGTGAATGCGGACTTTCGTCTTTCAGAATCGGCTAACGGATAATCAAATGGCAGCCATTGTCTCTCGTTAGATATAAAGACGCAGTACATTTTTATTATTTTTCACTCCCGACTACTCGAAAACCTATCCGATAAATAACCTGAGGTAATCATGAAAAGCGGCAATGACAATCAAGACTACAAGAGCTTCCTATCGCGCGTTCTTAATCGTCACAAGCGAACTCGTTCTCAGCTGGCATCTGCTCAACCGGAAAACTCACAACTGACCACCACCCAGCTTTCTGAAGCCCTATTACGAACTGCTCATCTCGAAGACCAGGTGGATTGACCCACGAGCCAGCTCAGTAAAAGCAGCTTGGAAAATGTAAATTTGAGGAACCAGATAGAGACTTTGAACAGTCACAAAGGAGGCTTTGACGAATGAGTGAGCATCCTCAGCCGAGCACTACTCAAACAATTGGCAGAAAAGAGGGTAGCCCAATTGGCGTATGACGCCGTCACCGCAAACGTGCTGGATACTCCGCAACGAACGAAGGATGCTATGGTGGATATCATGTCCAATACAGAACAGCATGTTGAAATCAGGAGCTTTGTTGAAGAGGCCCTGAAAAAGAGGATTCGAAGAGTAACAGCTGGCGACTTTACCGGAAGCGATCTCACAAGAGCTATGGACATGCCCACATCGGCGTCCAATGAGAATAAATGTTGGGAAGTTTGTTTGGGTCACGAAGGAACTAATGATTTGGCCCTATATGAGATCATTTCTCCCAAGTTTCATGATCCTTCTCTTCTAGAGCACTTCGCCGAGAGCGAAAGTGTAGAAATAGACAATACAGTTGGACGACTGACACGACAATGCCCTGAGAGTTTGCGCAACGTACGCAGCTCTGTACTTCCTTCAAGTACACTGGGAAGGGAGATGGAACAATACAACTGGGATGATATCAGCGAGGCAGCTTCTTTTGGACTGAGCCAGCACATCAAAGATCAACTTACAGCGCAGGCCGAGAAACGACGAGGAATGCTCGCTAGTGGTCAAGGAACAATGAGCGGATTGGAAGCGGAACTGCTCCCATGGTACAACGTAGATGATAAGAGCTTACAGATTGAGCTATATATACTTTCCAATGACGGGTATTTTGAGTCCGCAAGTGTACCAACAGCAATCGATCTTCGGTCGACCTTCATTTCGGATTTCGAAAGTTTTAGGAGGAGTTGAGGGTCCATACGTATCTTCATTCCATAATACTAAGGTTCGAATGGCTCTGGAGATCGATCATATGGGAATCCATCTACAGCGATAGTTATTCTACAGTAATAGTTATCTGCCTTGATTTCGAATGTACGACGTATCAATGGTGAGCGATAACATACCGCCGTACTCGTTGCGATGTTTGTGGAAACGGAACCAAATATCGAGAACGGAGATATGAAAAGCCTTCTTTTTATTCGCTTGATACCCGCCTCACAACGAACTTACCgtcctccttttcccacGTTCTTTTCGTTTTCTTGCCGACCATGACAGATATACCGGGCGCCAAACGACACAAGCCTAATACCTCAGAGCCTTTAGCTGTCGGCTCAGctctgaagaagaagcagccGAAAATGCCTGGACCAGATTACGAAAAGGGCTTAGAGTATTGGGACAACATTGAGGCAAGTGTGGATGGCGTTCTCGGTGGTTTTGGTACTGGCGTGAGTCATATCCTCAAGCTTAAATTGGAGATAGCAATAAGACTGACAAATGTTCTATTAGCCGGTCCCTCATATTGAGCAGCTTACCTcccgtcttcttcttctgtcttTGATTCCCTCGCTCTCACCCTTCTCCAATCCGCTCTGTCCATCTCCTATCGCCCATCCTTCACCGCCAGCTCACCGACGCGTGGCTCTTGATGTAGGAGCAGGTATCGGTCGTGTGACAAAACATGTCCTTATTCCTCTCTTTGATGACGTTATCCTCGTTGAGCCTGTGGGCAAGTTCGTCTCAGAGGCTTACCGTTCAGCAGCTGCCGGAGAATGGAGGGATTTGCCTTCCCTTGAACCGCTCCCTCCTAAACCAACTACCTCTGTCGAAGAAGATAAGCGGGTGCTGGAACAGTGGAAAGAGGCTAAGAGACGACAAGATGAGTCTAAATctggaagagggaagagagtGAGGTTTGTGAAGGGTGGATTACAGTCCCTCGACCCGAAAAGTCCAGggaaaggaggagaggaatTAGGTATCGTCGGTGAAAAGAGGGGTGGGGAGGGGGGTTTAGACGGAGAAAATATGCTTTATGACGTGTAAGTCTCTTGCCCAGCTCTGAATGCACGATCAATTAGACTGAGCACGGCAAACTTCAGCATCTGGTGTCAGTGGTGTCTGGGGCATATGAATCATGCCGATCTTGTCGCTTTCCTCCGGAGGGCACACGCTGCTCTCCGCGAAGACGATGAAGACCGACAATCATATATTTTTGTCAAGGAAAACTGTTGTGACGACGGCCCTGGAGGAATCCCACAAGAGTTtatggatgaagaagatagTAGCTTGACAAGGTACGTTCGTGTCTCTTTCAGATATGAGATATTCGGTTTGAGATGCTTCAGTGTCTCCTTTTGTGTTTCTGGTGTTTcattcttttttttgcGTTTTCTGCAGTCTCTCGCCGCCGGTTGTTTTCGAGTCCTGCCATCGGGTACCCTTTCTCCGTCCGACTCCCAACTTCCATCGTATTTTCCATTCCTCGCGGGATGACACTTAAAACTATCTTCAAAAGACAAGAACAAAAAGATGCAGAAGCTGACCATTCCCTTTTTCGATTTTTTTCTGTTCAACAGGTCAAGTGCCAAGTGGCTACAAGTGTTTGCCGATGCTGGTCTCAAGGTTATCAGGGAGGTGACACAGGAAGGAATGCCCGAAGAGCTGTTCGTTGTTAAAGCGTGAgttttttttctctttaTTTGTCATCTTTTTTATGGATGATGTATAAGAGTTGATGCTGATAAGCTGCGTATAGATGGGCCTTGAAGTAGAGCTCGGACGAAATTGGGCAAATAGAGTATGTGGGATGAATATGAGGGATATTGGAGACCAATAACTATTACAAGAACGTTCCAGTATCTTTTATATATTTTTTTACAGGGAACAAGCCCAATGCATTGGACTTACTCGCACGAATTCCCCAATGTTTATCTATTACTTTCTAACTCTCATATGCAGCGCTGCGAGCGGATAAAGAGATATAAGATAACCCTCCCCCACGCCGCAATTCAGCTCATCTAAAATTCCATTTTACCTCGAGACGATGATTTCAACAAGGAGTGGTGAGTAATTGGGATAGAAATGAAAACGCCAGACTATCATCGATGGTTACACTATGCAAAGTTCTTTGGGACCTTGATTCTAATTATTGCTAATTTTGACGATATCCGTTTGCCCCGCCTATCTTACATCCACCCGGGACGACTACTAGACAAAGTTTTCTTGGCATGAATCACATCGAAAATCTCTTGCCTATGACATCTCTTCTTATCTTACCACTTGACCTCACATCCCACCGCTACATGGTCACTAGCGCAGATTCCTTTTCGTGGTAATCCTTCACCAAGATCTGAGGCTTTGGGAGGTAGCATGACTTTTCGTATCTCGACGCCAGAAGTGGCGGAAGTGGAAGAGACGCTGGAGGTAGTGAGAAAAGACGAAGGATTGACAGGGGGTAAGACGAGGAGATAATCTGATAAAGAGCGTGCGCTCAGTCACaagcaaaaaagagatTGTCAAAGTGACTGTTGACTTACCTAAAGTTAGACGGAAAAGAGGCGTAAAACAAGTCCATCCAGGTTCATTTCCTCCATTTACCTTCTCCCCATCTTCAAAACCTTTTCTGTCATTGAATCCATCGatcctctttccttccttccatTGAGTCGATCCATAGGCACTTTTTGCACCCTCATGTTGGTAGCCATCTCCATTTATAAGAGGGAATTCAGCTTTGAACAGCTCCACAAGCTCTAACGCCGTGGGCAACCCATCTGACAGCCGGGGAGAACGGGTATTAGCTGTTGATTTATCATCAAGATCCTCATTTTCCGCGTCTTTGTCTGTTTCCGTCCTGTTAGTTATGGCAGGGGTCGTAGCGCCAGTACCGGTGGTGCTGGGAGGTTCAGACGCAGAGGAAGGAATTTCAGGAGGTGTGAGGGGGATTTTGGCGAGTGAGTCGTGCACGAGACGGGATTGTGATATTTCGTCGAGATATCGTTGTGGGAGAGGGGAGTGTGGGGAGATGAGCAGCTGGTATGTTGCTTCAGATGGTTGGGTATTGAGATCTAGACATGAAATAAAGTTAGAGATTATCTCTCATTTCTGCGCTTTCGTAGAGCTctagaagaagaaagaagagactTACCTCCAGCGAGAACAACAGGCCATGTGGTACAGTTATTGGCTTTTTGGAAGCACCTAATAGCTCGTACAAGCAAAAGAGCCTGTCGAACTCGTTCGTATACGAACCTATATGTATCATCAGTACCCAAAACGCTTTTAGTAGATTTATACAGAATTGCTTACTTGGGATGCCAGAACCTACAACCACATATTAGATTTGGATTTGTCCAAAGCAAATGATGAGGACTTACAAATGAGTAGTAGCGATAACGACACCCTCACCATCCTTGCCTTCTAACGCTACTAACAGTCCCACATTCTTTGTCTGCCTTGATCCTCCTCGACGTCTTCGTACCTCCTCCAAAGATTCGTCACCATCTTCCCCTGCTGTCAAATTTCCTGGACGGGGGTGGATTTCTTCGAAATCTAAATGGATTAATCTGCTCTGGCGAAGTGAGAACCGGTCTTTGCGATAAAGAACGACAAGACCATGAAGTTTGCCTGGGCCTGTACCCTTGATATAGTCGTGTTGAGGTAAGGCAGGAAGGAAGTCGGGAAGCTTGTCACATTCCTTGTATGATTGAATTAGTCTCACGCCTGAATAATCGTGGTTGCTAAACGTACTTGGAGACAGATAATATCGTTCGAGGAATGGTGGACAAATTCAGCAAGGAGCATGGGCTTACGGTCCGCCCATCGAAGACAGTCAGAGCCGGGGAAAAGCTCTCGTCCTAAGAATCAATCAGCTTGCTGAAAGTAAACCTTGATCCTGATGAGACTCACGGACAAGAGTTTGAGCAAGCAACTACAATCACAACCAACATCAGCTTGTCACGAATCAACTCCACTGATCGGACGACACTGACATTCCAAGTAATAATTTtcgccttcttcccttGCATTCCTCCCTTATCTTCCTGACCTTTACCAGGGACATCAATCCATTCCCTTTTGAGGAACTTGCGCTTTTCCATTGCCAACATTTCCTCCTCTGTCGGCTCCACTTTACCAGCAACAGCAGCGGCCTTTTTGGCTGTTCGCTCGGCCCGGCGTCTCTCGGCCAGGGCGATTTGTTCGGGCGTCCGGACGTAGGGTTCTTTGGGCATCTTCGGCTTATTTATCAGAAGGATTGGCCACCGGCGTGGAGGCATATACCTTTAATACGAAGTCTATTCGCTTTGTAAACGAACGAACATTGATATTTCCTCGTTGAGAATCGCGTTCGGTTCGAAAGTGATGATGTCAATAGTTATGATGTTTATCGGAATGTTTACCCACCCTCATGCTTACAAATATTTGTATCCACAATTTGCAAAAGGTATGTAATCTCGAACCCCGCTACGTAGGTATACTTTGAAGTCTGCACTCTATATAATCTCGCATTTGCTGGTCAGTTCTCTAATCAACATCACCGACTGAACTCATTATCATCATGCCTTTCACGCCTGTCCATTCGTTCGTGGGGGCTTTACTGCTTCACCTCTCCACTTCCCAGATTCTCGAAGATACCGGCCGTGTCTTTGGCATATCAGGGATTGTAAATGGTGCTGTGCTAGGAGAGCGAGAAGGCTGGAGATGGGCTGTTGTCAGCGGGTTGGTGGCAGGGCCAGCACTGGCTGCCGTTACCGGCGTCAAAGGTCTTTTTCCAGGACAGGGTCTATCAGCTCTGGAGACTATAGGCACAGATAAATTAGCATTGGCCGGGTTACTCGTTGGTTTAGGAAGCCGGGTGAGTTATTCAAACCATGCTGTGTATCTCTCCGTACGAAAAGAATGCTGATAGCAAGTGACACATCGTAGATCAGCAATGGTTGTACCAGTGGACATATGCTCTGTGGAGTCGCAAGACTATCTGTACGGTCAATCGTAGCAACCGTGACATTTTTCGCCACTGCAGTCATCACTGGCAATATCTTCCCCCAGTACCCTATTCCTTCAACCCCCGCATACTCTATCGAACTACCCTCTCTTCCAACCACCGTTGCTCTGATTTGCGTACCTCTGGTTGCCCGATTCACCCTGCAAGCGACAGGTACCGCCTTAACTCGCATGAAATCTGTACCCAAAATCGCACGCCTTTTGCCATACTTTGTCTCAAGTCTGATATTTTCTATCGGTCTATCGCTGTCTGGCATGTCGGACCCTTCAAAAGTGTCGGCTTTCCTCAGATTCCCTAATCCACAGTGTTGGGATCCCTCTTTGCTCGTGGTGGTGCTCGGGGGGGTTCTTCCAAATATGATACACTACGCCTTTCTTATCAACAAGCACAAGAAGCTCGGGGACGGGGAGTCAAAACCAAAGCCAAATTTTAACTGGGAAAGCTGGCAAATCCCCACACGAAAAGATATCGATTCAAAACTTTTAATAGGTGCTGCCATCTTTGGTGTCGGCTGGGGGTTGATGGGGATATGTCCCGGCCCAGCCTTAGTTTCTTTGGGTTCGGCCTTGATTGATGTTTGCTTTGGTTCTGGTTCTTGGCAAGGATTGGGGAAAGTATCGACTTTCTTGGGAATGATGCTTTTGGGCAAGGCCGTTGGGGGGAGTATTTAATGATGGATGATGCAACAAGATTCGCTACTCTACGAGTACACTTTGCGCCGATGGCATTAATACATATACGTCTATCACATCGATATCAAATACAAATTCGAGAACGGCATTCAGTTTAACTTGAAAATCGACTAAAGATGTTAGGGAAGACTCTGGCCAGCACGAGTAGCCTTGGCGACTTCTGATTGAGCTTCATTCTTGAGGTACCTATAAAAACAGTTAGAATCAGCCGTGTCGTGATCGCAATAGAAGGTCGCAAGGATTACTCACCTTCCCAAGATTTCCTCGTAATACTGATCCTCTGAAGAAGTATTCTTGAGCGAATCGCGAGCTATCTCTTATCAGCTTCCGTCTCCATCACTCTTCATCATTCACTAAAAAGAGGGAGAAAACAGCAAGACTTACCCATCAACCTCTCCCTATACTCCCACCACCCTTCCCCGACCTCCTTCTCATCGAAGTTCCTATGCTTTTCAAGGATATACAGCCTCCTGATAAACGGTGCCAGTGCTCCGTCTACGGCTGTCCACTGTTCGCCTGCAAAATAAGGACCTTTGACGCGTTTGGCATATGTACGAAGAGCGGAGATGAGTTCTTTGCGGGCGGCATCTTGATCTGATTCAGTTTGGGCTTGTTGGAGTTTGAAGTAGTTGGGGATGATTTTCTGTTCGTTGTCGTTAATAATGCTTGTAAGGTTCATAAAGAGTATGGAAGAAAAGCAACATACTTTGGTGACATGCTGAATGTTGAGTCTGACCCATGACTTCTCGTACGGATCAGAAGGGAAGATGGACCTTATAGAAGGTCAGTCAAGGTGTCGTGACAAAACAATCATGAAAGGTTGACATACGGATGCTCCTTGCTGGGAGGGTAAAGATCCTCTAAGAACTCTGCCAGGACATCACTCTCGTAAAGCGATTTGCTGCCGTCGGGAGTTTTGATCTCGAGTGTTGGCACAAGCCCTAGAGGATTAAGCTTGAGGAAtgcctcttccttcttgtATGGCTACACATAGTAGTCAATATCACTTTACTAGCAGGGAAGGAACAAAATTCACGTTTACTTCATGGTACTGGTAAGGTATCTTTCGTTCCTCAAGGGCAATCCAGATACGCTACAATGATTGCAATCAAATTGATGATCGAGTTAACCGCGGAAACCGACAAACCTGATTGAAGGGGCAGAACTACCATACCAAATAGTCCTGTCAGCTTACATTCCCCTGTAAAATGGGACAAAGACAATGACATACCCATCCGCTCCAGAATACTAAGTCTTGGCGATCTTGATGAGCGTCCACGACCTTCTTAGCAAGGCCTGTGGCAGTCGGGTGGATGTGTTCATCAGGCATGGGCATGTTGATAATGATGGTAATCCTTGCTTGCGTGAAAGACTAGTGGACGGATCGTGAAACAAGTAGTGTAGGTTGCCCGACCGAGTCATATATACGCTCTGACTGATTTCGGCATGGCGCCATTTGCTGGAAGGCCGAATTCATACGTCATTTACCTAAGCCTCAATCATACGGATTATTCATCTGATACTCAAGCACGCGTCAGAGTAAAGACGAGAGAAAGAATGCCCAATCCAAGAGTCAAAGATAGATGCATATGTATGGCGGGTTGTACTTATCTATACAAAGATGAATCAGCTCAGCTTCTCCACCAAGGCCGAGGATAATAACCGACTTACTTTGATTGCTCCATTGATTATTCACCGAGACAGCCGATTGTAACCGAAATAGTGGGTTCCATTGTATGATGAATCAGATATCGTATTAGTATAGCATAATACCCTCTTGTATTTCTTCTAATCACTATCGAGGTCGCTCTTTGCTTTTCGAGATGAGGTGTTACACACCTCACGCAGCAGGGGGTCAGCGAGTTCGTTGTCCGTTATGCCAGCCTTCCATCGCTTCTTGCTTATCGCCGACTGTCGTCCTAATTGTTGGCGATATTACGTAATGTATAATAATGATTCCTTTTTTCGATTTCAACATCATGCATAGACCCTCTGAATTCATGGGAAAATGCCGTTACTGGGAATTCGGACCTGTGCCTGGTACCTGTTGACGCCCCAGCCCAGCCTCTTCAAACCTCGCCCATCATAGCGTCTGCACCATAGTATCATTCCTTTCCGCTGCCTCCACAAATTTTCGCCTCGAGACAAGGAGCATcgttgaagaaggagagtCATTAGCACACCATGAACACCATCTGGCGATTAGTCTTATTTTTTCCTACCCCACCTCAATCAGCCCAAACATCCGTCGCATGTCAGtcatcttcaccatctCTTATTCGGCTCCCGGTATCCATTAACGACCCTCAAAACTGTTCAAACAGAGTGCAAGGTGACGCTGGACTGGACCGCCGGACAAAACTTCAATTATTTATGAAACCTTTACACTTTGAGGCACCATAGCTTTTTgctctcttcctccacgTTCCGGCAGACGCGCCGGACAAACGCCCAACCAAGACGCAATCCCTCATTTCTGTTTCTGCGTTACCCCCATCCACTCCTCCACCTTTACGGCATACATCTTGCTGGTATTCATGGCTAAAGCCAGCCATAATTTCAACCTTCTTCCCTGTCTATATGGATTATAGCTCGACATACCTTCTTCGACCTCCCGTAATTTCTCACTTGGTGATGCGCTTGCAATGTCAAACTCGACAGAGGTGATTACGAGCCACAACCCGTACCCAGTAACACCTACCGGATTCCTCATGGGCTCTTATTTTTGTGTACGTCTTTACTACTCCCAAACCCTACGCTGAGGAGTGCTAAATGAAACTACAGCTGGCGCTTTACGGTGTTCATTGTTCACAAGTCTATAGGTACTTTAACCGACATTCCGATCACTGGCGAACACAGTTGCTCGTCATTTGGATATGGGTCCTCAGTAGTGTGCAGGTTGTTCTAGTACTTGTTTCGAGCTGGAAGTATTTTGCGGATGGGTTGACGAATACGAAGATCTGGGGAGAATTTTGGTGGCCGCTGAGTGTACAAGATGCCTTGGTAAGTTTTCTGTGTGCATGGCTTTTTCTTGTATTTTGATCGGCACTCATATCGATCAAGATTCCCACTATGGCATATACTGTGCAGCTATACTTTGGACGACGAGCATGGCAGTtgatggggaagaagacgtGGTTGATTTGCACGCTGTACGGGTTTTCTACTCTGACTCTATTCTGCGGCTGGGCGTCAGTTGTTTCATCTCGTGGACGGTCTGTCACTGATGCTTTGTACAGCTTAGCAATAACTGGAAGACTCTGGGCAAACAGTCCATACACTACCACCGAAGAATTCCACTCTCGCGTGATTGGCGTTCCAAGCCAGGTCGTCGCTATCCTCTGGATGGGTCTGTCCGCCGCCATCGACGGTTGTATCACCTGTATGCTTCTCTACCGCTTTTCTCGCGCGCGACATAGCATCTTCCTATCTACACGTACCCTTGTTCGCCGTATGATAACTCTTACCCTCTCAACCGTCCTCCTCACTCACATCGTAGGCGGAGTCATGTGTATCATTTTCATTGcatccccttcttcccatcGAACGAAATCCAATATTTTGTGGGTTCTACTGGAGATGATTACGGAACTGTACGCGCTATCGGCTGTGTTTACCATTAATTCTCGTGAACCACCTTCTCCGCCTCCGTCATTGCAtgagaatgaagaagaggaggcaAAGTCAACAAGAGGCGCAGAGTTCCCGATGACTCAGACGGCGTTGGATAGGCAGGTTGAGGGGTATCAGGGTTCGACACCGTTTGGTGTGAGGGTGGCGTTCTTTTCTCGTCAACAAGGGATCAGGAATGGGAAGGAGACTGGGGAGGATTGGGATTTAATGATGAATGGGGATGGGGTACCGAGTTCATCGGCTGAAGGTTTAGGAACATCTGAAACGCCTAACCCGGAGTTGGCAGAGTATATGTTTCCTCATCAGTCGCAGCATTTGCATGACCTAGAATCAAATGGACggggaggagaggagaggcGGGCGAATTCTGTTAGTGAAGAGGTCGAGCAAAGGCGGAATCAGGCTTGAGAGAGTTGTGTTATCATATCGTCTCTTTTTTGGGTAATTTTGGATTTTTTTGAGATATAGGTTTGTTACTTACATGCACTCATACTCTTTGCAATCCCTCAATCATTATTCGATATGTTAAAAGGGAAAGCCAGCTTTACATCGTGCCAACAGCGGACGACCCGGACAGGATGTGACTAACAACTCTCACTCACTACTAACTCAAGCCAATGAACGCCGCACCGGGCATGACACCCTCGTGTGGTTCTTTGGTAAAACAATTTAATGGACAATAAACCGGGCAATGGGCAGTTTACGATGGGAGCCATACTATAACGACCCTAAAAGTAGTAATCTTTTGGAACCATAATCACCGGCCAGGCGATCTCAATCTTCACCGTATTTCTACTTCTCGCTCGTCGTTGCCATGATTAGCTACCGGTGATCGCCGCCTGACACTTGGCTCTCGGCGATTAAGTCGGTCGAAACATCTCCCCTTCCCTCTAAATAATCTAAAGAACgaaaacaaaaagaaaCTGTGGCTATTCGTGCTACATTGCCCCTTCGCATGGAACTCCACCGCCTTTCACAGTCCGAAGAACCCTCGCTTGACGGCTGATGGGCCAGAATGGGAGTGAGTACTGAGTGAAGTTGCTCGTGCATCAAGGGAGAACAATAAAACCCTTACTCTTCGGCACAGGTACAGATCTTTGACGAGTTTCTGATGGGGAGAATTATTGATGAAGTTGACCATCAAGTGAAGTCAGCGATGAAGGCGAAACATTTAAAGCTAGCGAGATGCCGCTGTTCTCCCATCTTTCGACAAGCCGTTGAATGCTTAGCTACCTCTTGACTGTATCACATCGTTCTGTTGGTGGTCCCTCTCCTGCACAGCACGACAACGGCAATAAACTCTTTAATAACCAAGGTGAGCCTTCGTCCAAAGCTCTTTATGGTGCTGTGTACATACGGTGCTGATACGGCAATAGCTACTTTGAATTATCGGGACCATCCTCTCACTCGAGCTCTCTTCGAGGCTATTTATCTCAAAGGCTACTTTTCTGCTCTTCATTCTCGACCAGCTCCATTAAATAATTGTTCCATTTTATTCGCTACTCTATTAACATTTATATACAACCACCCCATCATGTCCGCCTCAATCCTCGCTCTCGGCAGCGGTGTCGTCGCTCGTCCCAGCGCGTTTCGCCGTCTCACCAacaccaccaccgccgccTCTCGTCTGTCTAGAGGTTTTGCCGGTACTTCCTCTACGTCTGGTATCTCTGGCATCCCCTCCATGTTCAGCGCTTCCAAATCTGGACCTCAGCTGGGAGAACTGGGTAAGCTTGCGAATCTTGCAGAGATGGTCAGTTCCCTCAAGGCTGGACAAGAAGAGT comes from the Cryptococcus gattii WM276 chromosome M, complete sequence genome and includes:
- a CDS encoding uncharacterized protein (Similar to TIGR gene model, INSD accession AAW46902.1) codes for the protein MPFTPVHSFVGALLLHLSTSQILEDTGRVFGISGIVNGAVLGEREGWRWAVVSGLVAGPALAAVTGVKGLFPGQGLSALETIGTDKLALAGLLVGLGSRISNGCTSGHMLCGVARLSVRSIVATVTFFATAVITGNIFPQYPIPSTPAYSIELPSLPTTVALICVPLVARFTLQATGTALTRMKSVPKIARLLPYFVSSLIFSIGLSLSGMSDPSKVSAFLRFPNPQCWDPSLLVVVLGGVLPNMIHYAFLINKHKKLGDGESKPKPNFNWESWQIPTRKDIDSKLLIGAAIFGVGWGLMGICPGPALVSLGSALIDVCFGSGSWQGLGKVSTFLGMMLLGKAVGGSI
- a CDS encoding Hypothetical Protein (Similar to TIGR gene model, INSD accession AAW46915.1), whose protein sequence is MPMPDEHIHPTATGLAKKVVDAHQDRQDLVFWSGWFCPFNQRIWIALEERKIPYQYHEVNPYKKEEAFLKLNPLGLVPTLEIKTPDGSKSLYESDVLAEFLEDLYPPSKEHPSIFPSDPYEKSWVRLNIQHVTKKIIPNYFKLQQAQTESDQDAARKELISALRTYAKRVKGPYFAGEQWTAVDGALAPFIRRLYILEKHRNFDEKEVGEGWWEYRERLMARDSLKNTSSEDQYYEEILGRYLKNEAQSEVAKATRAGQSLP
- a CDS encoding Hypothetical protein (Similar to TIGR gene model, INSD accession AAW46981.1; CNM02390), producing the protein MSNSTEVITSHNPYPVTPTGFLMGSYFCLLVIWIWVLSSVQVVLVLVSSWKYFADGLTNTKIWGEFWWPLSVQDALLYFGRRAWQLMGKKTWLICTLYGFSTLTLFCGWASVVSSRGRSVTDALYSLAITGRLWANSPYTTTEEFHSRVIGVPSQVVAILWMGLSAAIDGCITCMLLYRFSRARHSIFLSTRTLVRRMITLTLSTVLLTHIVGGVMCIIFIASPSSHRTKSNILWVLLEMITELYALSAVFTINSREPPSPPPSLHENEEEEAKSTRGAEFPMTQTALDRQVEGYQGSTPFGVRVAFFSRQQGIRNGKETGEDWDLMMNGDGVPSSSAEGLGTSETPNPELAEYMFPHQSQHLHDLESNGRGGEERRANSVSEEVEQRRNQA
- a CDS encoding Hypothetical Protein (Similar to TIGR gene model, INSD accession AAW46917.1), with protein sequence MPPRRWPILLINKPKMPKEPYVRTPEQIALAERRRAERTAKKAAAVAGKVEPTEEEMLAMEKRKFLKREWIDVPGKGQEDKGGMQGKKAKIITWNLLAQTLVRRELFPGSDCLRWADRKPMLLAEFVHHSSNDIICLQECDKLPDFLPALPQHDYIKGTGPGKLHGLVVLYRKDRFSLRQSRLIHLDFEEIHPRPGNLTAGEDGDESLEEVRRRRGGSRQTKNVGLLVALEGKDGEGVVIATTHLFWHPKFVYERVRQALLLVRAIRCFQKANNCTTWPVVLAGDLNTQPSEATYQLLISPHSPLPQRYLDEISQSRLVHDSLAKIPLTPPEIPSSASEPPSTTGTGATTPAITNRTETDKDAENEDLDDKSTANTRSPRLSDGLPTALELVELFKAEFPLINGDGYQHEGAKSAYGSTQWKEGKRIDGFNDRKGFEDGEKVNGGNEPGWTCFTPLFRLTLDYLLVLPPVNPSSFLTTSSVSSTSATSGVEIRKVMLPPKASDLGEGLPRKGICASDHVAVGCEVKW